The following coding sequences are from one Geothrix sp. window:
- a CDS encoding FtsK/SpoIIIE family DNA translocase, with protein sequence MQGIGRWMLRASLGFTALVLLLSLASYHPLDPHPFTQGAAVAAVQNLCGTVGATMAGLLQTLMGIGAWIVPPYLIWEAWPRDGRHWPGRLAWLGLALSFWTALGAFGNRTWAGLPEGGTLQLRWGGWLGSALWPVERRFLGPVGLPLLLAIVVLLCALVLAPALTRALGLLLTRWFGEKAWPWVRPMPAKGFQGFLTMVKRPFLRGRNPEQPDIDAGDAVALQALAQRQQDLEDQRESLLRAELETAEAKRKQPLIRAEDLLPPIQSMNLDAASTILEAQTLPVAGPVATGAEPTAAFRTKLLAAAPPPPKPRPTVARAQVVKDRFGREIVQPPLPLTEPTPSRPLPPLPPEPAHPSVTERETLPPRRLFDPPGQHAKVNLAMLEVIKEKIGQKLSEFKIKGVVTGMQPGPVVTVFEFQPDAGIPLSRILGMEEDLALALQAEAVRMDRIPGKNLVGIEVPNPKREIITFREVIDSPAFRDAGGLLHLALGKDIAGRPVVADLNKMPHLLIGGSTGSGKSVGVNAMICSCLVRAMPDEVKLILVDPKMVELGVYEDIPHLWAPVVTDMKEAGRVLKWVVAQMEDRYRRLALLSVRDLKSFNAKIAEAGGMMDLTDRTPNPRWPDRPAVLEHLPYVLVVIDELADLMMVARSEVEDSIARIAQKARAVGIHLILATQRPSVDVVTGVIKANLPSRLSYRVRTKIDSRTILDCSGGEQLLGAGDALYLPNGASHPKRIHAPFLSEEETLRLVTWLRERGRPDYNQALISAMETEEETALFDEAEMNGVDDIYQRALAVVRRERKASTSLLQRKLNLGYGRAARLIDRMEEEGIVGPDRGAGKPREVLVEAE encoded by the coding sequence TTGCAGGGGATCGGCCGCTGGATGCTGAGGGCGAGCTTGGGTTTCACGGCCCTGGTGCTGCTGCTCTCCCTGGCCAGCTACCACCCCCTGGACCCCCACCCCTTCACGCAGGGGGCGGCCGTGGCCGCCGTCCAGAACCTGTGCGGCACCGTCGGCGCCACCATGGCGGGGCTCCTGCAGACCCTCATGGGCATCGGCGCCTGGATCGTGCCCCCCTACCTGATCTGGGAGGCCTGGCCCCGTGATGGCCGCCACTGGCCCGGCCGGCTGGCCTGGCTGGGGCTGGCCCTGTCGTTCTGGACCGCCCTCGGCGCTTTCGGCAACCGCACCTGGGCCGGCCTGCCTGAGGGCGGCACCCTCCAGCTCCGCTGGGGTGGCTGGCTGGGCAGCGCCCTCTGGCCTGTGGAGCGCCGTTTCCTCGGCCCCGTGGGTCTGCCCCTCCTGCTGGCCATCGTGGTGCTCCTTTGTGCGCTGGTGCTGGCGCCCGCGCTGACCCGGGCGCTGGGGCTCCTCCTCACCCGCTGGTTCGGGGAGAAGGCCTGGCCTTGGGTGAGGCCCATGCCCGCCAAGGGTTTCCAGGGCTTCCTGACCATGGTGAAGCGGCCCTTCCTGCGGGGCCGGAACCCGGAGCAGCCGGACATCGACGCGGGCGATGCCGTCGCGCTGCAGGCCCTGGCCCAGCGCCAGCAGGACCTGGAGGATCAGCGGGAGTCCCTGCTGCGGGCGGAGCTGGAGACGGCCGAAGCGAAGCGCAAGCAGCCCCTCATCCGGGCAGAGGATCTCCTGCCGCCGATCCAGTCCATGAACCTGGATGCCGCCTCGACCATCCTCGAGGCGCAGACGCTCCCCGTGGCCGGTCCGGTGGCCACGGGCGCCGAACCCACCGCCGCCTTCCGCACCAAGCTGCTGGCCGCCGCGCCCCCCCCGCCCAAGCCCAGGCCCACCGTGGCCCGGGCCCAGGTGGTCAAGGACCGCTTCGGCCGCGAGATCGTCCAGCCGCCCCTGCCCCTCACCGAACCCACACCCTCGCGGCCCCTGCCCCCCCTGCCGCCGGAGCCCGCCCACCCCTCGGTCACCGAGCGCGAGACCCTGCCGCCCCGCCGCCTCTTCGATCCCCCGGGCCAGCACGCCAAGGTCAACCTGGCCATGCTGGAGGTGATCAAGGAGAAGATTGGACAGAAGCTGTCCGAGTTCAAGATCAAGGGCGTGGTCACCGGCATGCAGCCCGGGCCCGTGGTCACGGTCTTCGAGTTCCAGCCGGACGCCGGCATTCCCCTGTCGCGCATCCTAGGCATGGAGGAGGATCTCGCCCTGGCCCTGCAGGCCGAGGCCGTGCGCATGGACCGCATCCCCGGCAAGAACCTGGTGGGCATCGAGGTGCCCAACCCCAAGCGGGAGATCATTACCTTCCGCGAGGTCATCGACAGCCCCGCCTTCCGGGATGCGGGCGGCCTGCTGCACTTGGCCCTGGGCAAGGACATCGCAGGCCGGCCCGTCGTGGCCGACCTGAACAAGATGCCCCATCTGCTCATCGGCGGCAGCACCGGCAGCGGCAAGAGCGTGGGCGTGAACGCCATGATCTGCTCCTGCCTGGTGCGGGCCATGCCCGACGAGGTGAAGCTGATCCTCGTGGATCCCAAGATGGTGGAGCTGGGCGTCTACGAGGACATCCCGCACCTCTGGGCCCCCGTGGTCACGGACATGAAGGAGGCGGGCCGCGTCCTCAAGTGGGTGGTGGCCCAGATGGAGGACCGCTACCGGCGCCTGGCCCTGCTCAGCGTGCGCGACCTCAAGAGCTTCAACGCCAAGATCGCCGAGGCCGGCGGCATGATGGACCTGACTGACCGGACCCCCAACCCGCGCTGGCCGGACCGCCCCGCGGTACTGGAGCACCTGCCCTACGTGCTGGTGGTCATCGACGAGCTGGCGGACCTCATGATGGTGGCCCGCAGCGAGGTGGAGGACAGCATCGCGCGCATCGCCCAGAAGGCCCGCGCCGTGGGCATCCACCTCATCCTCGCCACGCAGCGCCCCAGCGTGGACGTGGTCACGGGCGTCATCAAGGCCAACCTGCCCAGCCGCCTCAGCTACCGCGTGCGCACCAAGATCGACAGCCGCACCATCCTGGACTGCAGCGGCGGCGAGCAGCTGCTGGGCGCGGGCGACGCCCTCTACCTGCCCAACGGCGCCAGCCATCCCAAGCGCATCCACGCGCCCTTCCTCAGTGAGGAGGAGACCCTGCGCCTGGTCACCTGGCTGCGCGAGCGGGGCCGCCCCGACTACAACCAGGCCCTCATTAGCGCCATGGAGACCGAGGAGGAGACCGCCCTCTTCGACGAGGCGGAGATGAACGGCGTGGATGACATCTACCAGCGCGCCCTCGCCGTCGTGCGCCGGGAGCGGAAGGCCAGCACCAGCCTCCTGCAGCGCAAGCTGAACCTGGGTTACGGCCGGGCCGCGCGCCTCATCGACCGCATGGAAGAAGAGGGCATCGTCGGCCCCGACCGCGGCGCCGGAAAACCCCGCGAAGTCCTGGTCGAGGCCGAGTAG
- a CDS encoding TlpA family protein disulfide reductase, producing the protein MPLTLTCLMLALPTLQAPAPADEIQAILDAARAKAKSVMEARTAHIQAGKNTKDFRGDCTKELADLDARLAAEKRPDVRQALLVSKLYHLQLAKLDRTPAFIDQVQKEVPATATVWSLDVPLILELADENAKGWGPYVTEARAKHPDPAIRRHLLFEYFWDRLDAKDEAAWRSANDILQSEFGDTRQAKQAKELLEAEQKTAIGRPAPAFSLKALGDAKTTYTLESFKGRYLLVDFWATWCGPCRVEMPSMHAAWAKFKAKPFDILSLSFDRKVEHIAPFRAQAATPMPWKHTYIENGFQNPISDAYGVKGIPKPLLIGPDGKIVASGGDLRGANLEKTLEKFLGK; encoded by the coding sequence ATGCCGCTGACCCTGACTTGCCTCATGCTTGCTCTGCCCACGCTGCAGGCGCCGGCCCCTGCTGACGAGATCCAGGCCATCCTGGACGCGGCCCGCGCCAAGGCCAAGTCGGTGATGGAGGCCCGTACCGCCCACATCCAGGCCGGCAAGAACACCAAGGACTTCCGCGGCGACTGCACGAAGGAACTGGCGGATCTGGACGCCCGGCTCGCCGCCGAGAAGCGGCCCGACGTGCGCCAGGCCCTGCTGGTGAGCAAGCTCTACCACCTGCAGCTGGCCAAGCTGGACCGGACCCCCGCCTTCATCGACCAGGTGCAGAAGGAGGTGCCGGCCACGGCCACCGTCTGGAGCCTGGATGTCCCCCTGATCCTCGAGCTGGCCGACGAGAACGCGAAGGGCTGGGGGCCCTACGTGACCGAGGCCCGTGCCAAGCACCCCGATCCGGCCATCCGCCGCCACCTGCTCTTCGAATATTTCTGGGACCGCCTGGATGCGAAGGATGAAGCCGCCTGGAGGTCCGCCAACGACATCCTGCAGTCCGAGTTCGGCGACACCCGGCAGGCCAAGCAGGCCAAGGAACTGCTCGAAGCCGAGCAGAAGACCGCCATCGGCCGGCCCGCGCCCGCCTTCAGCCTGAAGGCCCTCGGGGACGCCAAGACCACCTACACCCTGGAGAGCTTCAAGGGCCGCTACCTGCTCGTGGACTTCTGGGCCACCTGGTGCGGCCCCTGCCGGGTGGAGATGCCCTCCATGCACGCCGCCTGGGCCAAGTTCAAAGCCAAGCCCTTCGACATCCTGTCCCTCTCCTTCGATCGCAAGGTCGAGCACATCGCGCCCTTCCGCGCCCAGGCCGCCACGCCCATGCCTTGGAAGCACACCTACATCGAGAACGGCTTCCAGAACCCGATCAGCGACGCCTACGGCGTGAAGGGCATCCCCAAGCCCCTGCTCATCGGACCCGACGGCAAGATCGTCGCCAGCGGTGGCGACCTCCGCGGCGCCAACCTGGAGAAGACGCTGGAGAAGTTCCTGGGGAAGTAG
- a CDS encoding TlpA disulfide reductase family protein, whose protein sequence is MLAVSGLTLGAQGIYQNANSPTDAICPRVEKDKTALNYGTHVAGTTGGMLGADSTTKLSYQQGQQFFPQGQRKSVAAFAAYDAKSKPTSIESLKGKVVLVGLWSTHCDPSAKMLLELASLYPKKGQFGFEILAVNFDENQQGGGNSRFDSTIEGGWRAINTFMNKNRQFFEVSKMPVYIPGLGKEGPSNFMDIVHSLPVLFVIDRDGNLAQQHIGYKEGFVGEAIKRAIVEKAQPPVPVAPAPAGGPTPS, encoded by the coding sequence ATGCTTGCCGTTTCCGGGCTCACCCTGGGTGCCCAAGGCATCTACCAGAACGCCAATTCCCCCACGGACGCCATCTGCCCCCGGGTCGAGAAGGACAAGACCGCGTTGAATTACGGTACGCATGTGGCTGGCACCACGGGCGGAATGCTCGGCGCGGACAGTACGACCAAGCTCTCCTACCAGCAGGGGCAGCAGTTCTTCCCCCAGGGTCAGCGCAAGTCCGTGGCTGCCTTCGCGGCCTATGACGCCAAGAGCAAGCCCACCTCCATCGAAAGCCTGAAAGGGAAGGTGGTCCTGGTCGGGCTCTGGAGTACCCACTGCGATCCATCGGCCAAGATGCTGCTCGAACTCGCGAGCCTTTACCCCAAGAAGGGCCAGTTCGGCTTTGAGATCCTCGCCGTGAACTTCGACGAGAACCAGCAGGGGGGCGGCAATTCCCGGTTCGATTCGACCATCGAGGGTGGCTGGCGAGCCATCAACACCTTCATGAACAAGAACCGGCAGTTCTTCGAAGTCAGCAAGATGCCGGTCTACATCCCCGGCCTGGGTAAAGAGGGGCCTTCGAATTTCATGGACATCGTTCATTCGCTTCCGGTGCTGTTCGTCATCGACCGCGATGGGAACCTCGCCCAGCAGCACATCGGCTACAAGGAGGGCTTTGTGGGCGAAGCCATCAAGCGGGCGATCGTCGAGAAGGCCCAACCCCCCGTTCCGGTGGCGCCTGCCCCGGCAGGTGGCCCTACCCCTTCTTAA
- a CDS encoding 6-pyruvoyl trahydropterin synthase family protein has protein sequence MAFTLSLRRPFVADHFHDLPGFQEDRHGHNWEVEAAVKLAREADEPAFAAALETWVRGVDYRLLNELPALAGRNPTAEALAEWALRELQASALRPQWVKIREKANYWALCRAGVDR, from the coding sequence ATGGCCTTCACCCTCTCCCTCCGGCGTCCCTTCGTGGCCGACCACTTCCACGACCTGCCGGGCTTCCAGGAGGATCGCCACGGGCACAACTGGGAGGTGGAGGCGGCGGTGAAGCTGGCCCGGGAGGCCGATGAGCCGGCCTTCGCCGCGGCCCTGGAGACCTGGGTGCGCGGCGTGGACTACCGGCTGCTGAACGAGCTGCCCGCCCTGGCCGGCCGCAACCCCACCGCCGAGGCCCTGGCCGAGTGGGCGCTGCGGGAGCTGCAGGCCTCGGCCCTCCGGCCCCAGTGGGTGAAGATCCGGGAGAAGGCCAACTACTGGGCCCTCTGCCGCGCCGGCGTGGACCGATGA
- a CDS encoding TlpA disulfide reductase family protein — protein MRQRILFAPLFAITALTLNAQGVFTNADSPSDATCPRLMREKTYLERTGGGSLVLHHQQGDWLIPQNERKDVSLFAAYDEKAKGISLSSLRGKVVLVGLWSKNCDPSAKMLMEFAALYPKRHQFDFDILAINFDENQQDGGAIEGGWRAIHKFMNKNRQFFEVSKMPVFTPGLGKEGPSNFMDMVYSVPVLFVVDRLGRLAEVHIGYEDGFVGKALSRAIVEKPLPSAPAPTGGPARSEPAKPSQP, from the coding sequence ATGCGTCAACGAATACTTTTCGCGCCATTGTTCGCCATCACCGCCCTGACTCTGAATGCCCAAGGAGTGTTCACCAATGCCGACAGTCCCAGTGATGCGACCTGTCCCAGATTGATGAGGGAGAAGACTTATCTCGAAAGGACCGGAGGAGGATCTTTAGTCCTCCACCACCAGCAAGGCGACTGGCTCATTCCCCAGAATGAACGGAAGGATGTGTCTCTTTTCGCCGCCTATGATGAGAAAGCCAAGGGAATCTCCCTCTCCAGCCTGAGGGGCAAAGTGGTGCTGGTGGGGCTCTGGAGCAAGAACTGCGACCCTTCAGCCAAGATGCTCATGGAGTTCGCCGCCCTTTACCCCAAACGACATCAATTCGATTTCGACATCCTGGCCATCAACTTTGACGAGAACCAGCAGGATGGCGGTGCCATCGAGGGCGGATGGCGAGCCATCCATAAATTCATGAACAAGAACCGCCAGTTCTTCGAGGTCAGTAAGATGCCGGTCTTTACACCGGGTCTAGGCAAGGAGGGGCCTTCCAATTTCATGGATATGGTCTATTCCGTCCCGGTTCTTTTCGTCGTGGATCGGCTGGGGAGGCTGGCCGAGGTCCACATCGGCTACGAGGACGGCTTCGTGGGCAAAGCCCTTAGTCGCGCGATCGTCGAGAAACCCCTCCCTTCGGCTCCTGCCCCCACAGGTGGTCCGGCCCGTTCTGAGCCCGCCAAGCCCTCTCAGCCTTGA
- a CDS encoding HD domain-containing protein, which yields MPRPFAFPWYVPLIARLKAHLAAEPAPRDAAHDLGHILRTATLAQTLAQAEGADQEICLAAALLHDLVYRPKNHPESSKTAQMAAELVPIWCRETPGLEDKAEAVASAVASHSWSGGGQPLSLEAAVVQDADRLEALGAIGVARVFATGGSFNSGLWHPLDPFARNRDLNDKAWILDHFEKKLMKLPGLMKTSTGRRMAEPRQRTMEAFLQALRIEIDLEFRGN from the coding sequence ATGCCACGCCCATTCGCCTTTCCCTGGTATGTCCCCCTCATCGCCCGCCTGAAGGCCCACCTGGCCGCCGAGCCCGCCCCCCGGGACGCGGCCCACGACCTGGGCCACATCCTCCGCACGGCCACCCTGGCCCAGACCCTGGCCCAGGCCGAGGGCGCCGACCAGGAGATCTGCCTGGCGGCGGCCCTGCTCCACGACCTGGTCTACCGCCCCAAGAACCACCCGGAGTCATCCAAGACGGCCCAGATGGCCGCAGAGCTGGTGCCCATCTGGTGCCGCGAGACCCCGGGCCTGGAGGACAAGGCGGAGGCCGTGGCCTCGGCGGTGGCCAGCCACAGCTGGAGCGGCGGCGGCCAGCCCCTCAGCCTGGAGGCTGCGGTGGTGCAGGACGCGGACCGGCTGGAGGCCCTGGGGGCCATTGGCGTGGCCCGGGTCTTCGCCACCGGGGGCAGCTTCAACTCGGGCCTCTGGCACCCCCTGGATCCCTTCGCCCGCAACCGAGATCTGAATGACAAGGCCTGGATCCTGGATCACTTCGAGAAGAAGCTCATGAAGCTCCCCGGGCTCATGAAGACCTCCACCGGGCGCCGGATGGCGGAACCCCGCCAGCGCACCATGGAGGCCTTCCTGCAGGCCCTGCGCATCGAGATCGACCTGGAGTTCCGGGGGAATTAG
- a CDS encoding rhodanese-like domain-containing protein produces MKILHRCALPVACATALCAADAPAPKPASAKICTTCHTTAPDNLRGHFDNFAPKSNSFQLKIDERMEVLRFDKATVKVITPEPAADVEAAFKGIAKGHEVRVQFTEKDGVKTATVVAVKPPVKLAANETITLDEVQKLVAMGPEKGKYFLFDSRPAPRFMEGAIPTAVNLPFPAFDKQVDKLPADKNALVVFYCSGKTCNMSPGSLAKARQLGYTHAKVFIEGMPAWAKKQPGVLSPASLKAAYVDTQTPMVVLDARSAAEAAKGFLKGSVAADPNQLADLLKTFPAAKLKPPVVVVDETGGETAKGVAMALVKAGYAGVNVLSGGFKAWQAAALPVETGALAAKATFVPRPRPGSISPADFTRIAEASIASRPALILDVRNADETKNGVIKGALLIPEPQLLARLSEIPRDRPVICHCSTGIRAELAYHLLKEKGYDVRFLPTEITIIDTGEFTID; encoded by the coding sequence ATGAAAATCCTGCACCGCTGCGCCCTGCCGGTCGCCTGCGCGACGGCCCTCTGCGCCGCCGACGCGCCAGCCCCCAAGCCGGCCTCCGCGAAGATCTGCACCACCTGCCACACCACGGCCCCCGACAACCTCCGGGGCCACTTCGACAACTTCGCGCCGAAGAGCAACTCCTTCCAGCTGAAGATCGACGAGCGCATGGAAGTGCTCCGCTTCGACAAGGCCACGGTGAAGGTGATCACCCCCGAGCCCGCCGCGGATGTGGAAGCCGCCTTCAAGGGCATTGCCAAGGGCCACGAGGTGCGCGTCCAGTTCACCGAAAAGGATGGCGTGAAGACCGCGACGGTAGTGGCCGTGAAGCCGCCGGTCAAGCTGGCGGCAAACGAGACCATCACCCTGGACGAGGTGCAGAAGCTCGTCGCCATGGGCCCCGAGAAGGGGAAGTACTTCCTCTTCGACTCCCGCCCCGCCCCGCGCTTCATGGAGGGGGCCATCCCCACGGCGGTGAACCTGCCCTTCCCCGCCTTCGACAAGCAGGTGGACAAGCTGCCCGCCGACAAGAACGCGCTGGTGGTCTTCTACTGCAGCGGGAAGACCTGCAACATGAGCCCCGGTTCCCTGGCCAAGGCCAGGCAGCTCGGCTACACCCATGCCAAGGTCTTCATCGAGGGCATGCCCGCCTGGGCCAAGAAGCAGCCTGGCGTGCTGAGTCCCGCCTCCCTGAAGGCCGCCTACGTCGACACGCAGACGCCGATGGTGGTGCTCGACGCCCGTTCCGCCGCCGAGGCCGCCAAGGGCTTCCTGAAGGGCTCGGTGGCCGCCGATCCCAACCAGCTCGCCGACCTCCTCAAGACCTTCCCGGCTGCCAAGCTGAAGCCCCCCGTGGTGGTCGTGGATGAGACCGGCGGCGAGACGGCCAAGGGCGTGGCCATGGCGCTGGTGAAGGCCGGCTACGCGGGGGTGAACGTGCTATCCGGCGGCTTCAAGGCCTGGCAGGCCGCCGCCCTCCCCGTCGAGACCGGGGCCCTGGCCGCCAAGGCCACCTTCGTCCCCCGGCCCCGCCCGGGCTCCATCTCACCGGCCGACTTCACCAGGATCGCCGAAGCGTCCATCGCCAGCCGCCCCGCCCTGATCCTGGACGTGCGGAACGCGGACGAGACGAAAAACGGCGTGATCAAGGGCGCCCTCCTCATCCCCGAGCCGCAGCTGCTGGCCCGGCTCTCCGAGATCCCCAGGGACAGGCCCGTCATCTGCCACTGCTCCACCGGCATCCGGGCGGAACTGGCCTACCACCTGCTGAAGGAGAAGGGCTACGACGTCCGATTCCTCCCCACGGAAATCACCATCATCGACACGGGCGAGTTCACCATCGACTAG
- a CDS encoding polysaccharide deacetylase family protein, translating to MRTRLGAALLLVLAACGRSDRSGQTPPPLPTAQSPSVGEWTWHPIGGLAVVEGEVAEPTDLVLEGRSIREQRYAEAGPVRWEFFRPPEGETAILRTAEGRELARFTFSLAPRPRPAPAAPRLARKPPAPPPAPVPAPAPTAPPAAPAPKARAEARLRPLPVAPIPDRRGRDLPSASEAPSGPRPRAALFTPITVEPATPRVAPATPRPVSPAPPPATTVAPISIPTGAGSAWPGMGEALNLTRGPGGQKRILLSFDGGSSAEVAAEVLDLLKARGVRTTLFLTGAFIRRYPALVKRMAAEGHELGNHTMDHPHFAPGMKRDPKWTRERIQRQLLDADAALVSLLGRPMDPYWRAPYGEHTAEIRRWAEELGYRHVGWSEGADTLDWATPKERKLYRSGEAIVARLQQRLGRDGDGLIVLMHLGSAREEGDRPTDGLGAFMDRARKEGWTFVSAGTILRDLGKPAWDPRHRLALLNGTSAPAR from the coding sequence ATGAGGACACGTCTTGGGGCGGCCCTGCTGCTGGTCCTGGCGGCCTGCGGCCGCTCTGACCGATCCGGGCAGACCCCGCCGCCGCTGCCGACGGCCCAATCTCCGTCCGTGGGCGAGTGGACCTGGCACCCCATCGGCGGCCTGGCCGTGGTGGAAGGCGAGGTGGCGGAACCCACGGACCTGGTCCTGGAGGGGCGCTCCATCCGGGAGCAACGCTATGCCGAAGCCGGTCCGGTCCGCTGGGAGTTCTTCCGTCCCCCCGAAGGTGAGACGGCCATCCTGCGGACGGCCGAGGGGAGGGAGCTGGCCCGCTTCACCTTCTCCCTGGCGCCCCGCCCCCGGCCTGCCCCCGCCGCCCCGCGTCTGGCCCGGAAGCCCCCCGCGCCTCCACCCGCGCCTGTTCCTGCTCCTGCTCCCACCGCGCCACCCGCCGCACCGGCCCCGAAGGCCCGCGCGGAGGCCCGGCTGCGGCCCCTGCCCGTGGCGCCGATTCCGGACCGGAGGGGCCGCGACCTGCCCAGCGCATCGGAAGCGCCCAGCGGGCCGCGCCCCCGGGCCGCGCTCTTCACGCCGATCACCGTGGAGCCTGCGACACCCCGGGTGGCGCCGGCGACGCCGCGGCCGGTGAGCCCAGCGCCACCGCCGGCCACCACCGTCGCCCCGATCAGCATCCCCACGGGCGCCGGTTCCGCCTGGCCCGGCATGGGCGAGGCGCTGAACCTCACCCGGGGTCCCGGAGGGCAGAAGCGCATCCTGCTCAGCTTCGACGGCGGCTCCAGCGCCGAGGTGGCCGCCGAGGTGCTCGACCTGCTCAAGGCCCGCGGCGTGCGCACCACCCTGTTCCTCACGGGAGCCTTCATCCGGCGCTACCCCGCCCTCGTGAAGCGCATGGCCGCCGAAGGCCACGAGCTGGGCAACCACACCATGGACCACCCGCACTTCGCGCCCGGCATGAAGCGCGATCCCAAGTGGACCCGCGAGCGCATCCAGCGCCAGCTGCTCGACGCCGATGCGGCTCTGGTGAGCCTGCTGGGGCGTCCCATGGATCCCTACTGGCGGGCCCCCTACGGCGAGCACACGGCGGAGATCCGCCGCTGGGCTGAGGAGCTGGGCTACCGCCACGTGGGGTGGAGCGAAGGCGCCGATACCCTCGACTGGGCCACGCCGAAAGAACGCAAGCTCTACCGCAGCGGCGAGGCCATCGTGGCGCGGCTGCAGCAGCGCCTGGGCCGCGATGGCGATGGCCTCATCGTCCTCATGCACCTGGGCTCGGCCCGCGAGGAGGGGGACCGTCCCACGGACGGCCTCGGCGCCTTCATGGACCGGGCCCGCAAGGAGGGCTGGACCTTCGTGTCCGCGGGCACCATCTTGCGCGACCTCGGCAAGCCCGCCTGGGATCCCCGGCACCGCCTCGCCCTGCTGAACGGCACCAGCGCTCCGGCCCGCTGA
- a CDS encoding protein-disulfide reductase DsbD family protein, whose protein sequence is MRPLTPIFLSLCLALPALAQRADPGFDPVKDVGLRFEKGAVVVSAPTGSHLKASFMEVTKKAGPGTLKMGKLPPTTAKDEVGDGIWHGTVRVPVSGEGLSGTVTLQVTYQPCTEGEGGVCYPPTTRPLEVKAGEVPVAASAAKPAALPLDKTLEAPKPEASAAPAAAPTAQPDVPAAPARTGLLLSLAIVFFFGMGASLTPCVYPMIPITMAIVGAKGSGKARGFVLSLALVLGMAVTYTTLGVLAAKSGAAFGAFAQKPAFLIPVSLIFGAFALSLFGAFEISLPPSLAMKLQGDGSRKGLGGAFLMGMVLGPLSAPCVGPVIGTVLIGIAQRGEVFLGGLQLFVFSLGMGVLFMAVGTFSAGLPKSGEWLTRFKQIMGLLVLGFAAWNVRLIVPAWGNFAMWTFVMLAGTAVFGLFETADDLVGQFRKGLAILMLALGVLLSVRAVEGFLQVDLLPRGGAPASAKEEHAGWLEQDLQGALAQAKADKKLVLVDIYADWCAQCKELDEKTWPDAGVKQWIAQNAVAIRIDTDAKRKDLAAKLQVRSYPTVILLDAEGRELRRLLGFEKPATMKAWLEAK, encoded by the coding sequence ATGCGCCCGTTGACACCGATCTTCCTGAGCCTCTGCCTGGCACTGCCGGCCCTGGCCCAGCGGGCGGACCCCGGCTTCGACCCCGTCAAGGACGTGGGCCTGCGCTTCGAGAAGGGGGCCGTGGTGGTCTCCGCGCCCACCGGGTCCCACCTGAAGGCCTCGTTCATGGAGGTCACGAAGAAGGCCGGTCCCGGCACGCTGAAGATGGGCAAGCTGCCCCCCACCACCGCCAAGGACGAAGTCGGCGACGGCATCTGGCACGGCACCGTGAGGGTGCCCGTGAGCGGCGAGGGGCTGTCCGGCACCGTGACCCTGCAGGTGACCTACCAGCCCTGCACCGAGGGCGAGGGCGGCGTCTGCTACCCGCCGACCACACGGCCGCTGGAGGTGAAGGCGGGGGAGGTTCCCGTGGCGGCGTCTGCGGCAAAACCTGCGGCTTTGCCGTTGGACAAAACTTTGGAGGCACCAAAACCTGAAGCTTCTGCCGCGCCCGCGGCCGCGCCGACTGCGCAGCCGGATGTCCCGGCTGCGCCAGCTCGCACGGGGCTGCTGCTGTCCCTGGCCATCGTCTTCTTCTTCGGGATGGGAGCCTCGCTGACGCCCTGCGTCTATCCGATGATTCCCATCACCATGGCCATCGTCGGGGCCAAGGGCAGCGGCAAGGCCCGGGGCTTCGTGCTGTCCCTGGCCCTGGTGCTGGGCATGGCCGTGACCTACACGACGCTCGGCGTGCTGGCCGCCAAGAGCGGGGCCGCCTTCGGGGCCTTCGCCCAGAAACCCGCCTTCCTGATTCCGGTGTCCCTCATCTTCGGCGCCTTCGCGCTGTCCCTTTTCGGCGCTTTCGAGATTTCCCTGCCACCCAGCCTGGCGATGAAGCTGCAAGGGGACGGCTCACGCAAGGGGCTTGGGGGCGCCTTCCTCATGGGCATGGTCCTCGGTCCGCTGTCGGCTCCCTGCGTGGGCCCCGTGATCGGCACTGTCCTCATCGGCATCGCGCAGCGGGGCGAGGTCTTCCTGGGCGGCCTCCAGCTGTTCGTGTTCTCGCTTGGCATGGGCGTACTGTTCATGGCCGTGGGCACCTTCTCCGCGGGGCTGCCCAAGAGCGGCGAGTGGCTCACGCGCTTCAAGCAGATCATGGGCCTGCTGGTGCTGGGTTTCGCAGCCTGGAACGTGCGGCTGATCGTCCCGGCCTGGGGCAACTTCGCCATGTGGACCTTCGTCATGCTGGCCGGCACGGCAGTCTTCGGCCTTTTCGAAACGGCGGATGACCTGGTGGGGCAGTTCCGCAAGGGGCTGGCGATCCTCATGCTGGCCCTGGGTGTGCTGCTCTCGGTGCGCGCGGTGGAGGGCTTCCTCCAGGTGGATCTGCTCCCCCGCGGCGGCGCCCCCGCCTCGGCGAAGGAGGAGCACGCCGGCTGGCTGGAGCAGGATCTCCAAGGGGCGCTGGCCCAGGCCAAGGCCGACAAGAAGCTCGTGCTGGTGGACATCTACGCGGACTGGTGTGCCCAGTGCAAGGAACTGGATGAGAAGACCTGGCCCGATGCCGGCGTGAAGCAGTGGATCGCCCAGAACGCCGTGGCCATCCGCATCGACACCGACGCCAAGCGCAAGGACCTGGCCGCGAAGCTGCAGGTCCGGAGCTATCCGACCGTGATCCTGCTGGATGCCGAGGGCCGGGAGCTGCGCCGCCTCCTGGGTTTCGAGAAACCCGCGACGATGAAAGCCTGGCTGGAAGCCAAATAA